The Aspergillus luchuensis IFO 4308 DNA, chromosome 4, nearly complete sequence DNA window TGAGTGCCACGAGGAAGCCACGGAGCACATCAAGAAAGCGCTGCCAATCCTGATCCGGGGTCTCAAGGATTATCACACCGGTCAGGAAAagcatgatgaagaggaattgCTCAAAGGCATTTCGGAATGTCAGCGCGGCTCACGAGACGCTCTCCTGCCCTTCATTCAATGGAAGATTCCTATGGGGCCAAGCCATGCGATCGGCCATCAACTCGTGAGTCCGCTCTTCGGTGGCGCATCTACATCGACTGTGCTGCGATAAAGACTACTAACCACCGAACTTCTGCACAACAGGGAAGTGTCGCTGGTGTGCAGCATGGTAAGTGATGCAGAAATCACTTCAAGCTGCGGAAAGTAGAAATCCACTAACCGTTCTACGTATGTTCAGGAGTCACGGTAACTAAATCCGAGAAAGCCACCAATTGTTGACAGGCAGCCGACTAACCTTTCACGTTTTGTGTAGAGTTGCATCATCTTACCCGCGACGTTGCGATACACCAAGCCTCAAACCGCGGCTGCCCAGGAGATAATCCTCGACATCTTCAACTCGGTGTTGGGGTTCCAGGAGACTGAAGCCGCTGACGCTATGTTACGATTTGTGCAACTCCTGGGGATGCCATCCCGGCTGTCCGAGGTCAACGTGACCAGTGACGAGCAGTTGCACAAGATTGCCGATATGACTTTGACCGATGTCTTGGCAGAAAAAGGGAACCTGCCCGACAGAGCTGGTGTGCTGCAGATCCTCGAACTGGCTCGGTAAACAAGTATTATGCGGCGGGTCGAAGGAGGCGTCTTCAATTTTCACTTCGTCGTACTATGCTTCTAGGAGTATGTTCCACCATGAAGAGTGGCAGACTGCCTTAGAAGTGTAAGCTGTTCTTTTAATCCCTTTTTGTGCTTCTGGTTTGTTCAAGAGTCCAATATCTGTGGGATGGGTTGTGGACGCGCGTCCAGAAAGCACGCGGGAAGGAATGGAAACAGCAGCGCATCCGAGACTCCACTGACGTCATGGGTCACTGCACCTAGGTTGGTTAGCAGGTAGCAGTTAGACTAGTTAGACAGTATATCTTCGCGAGGCCATCTGGCATCTCCGGTCATAGATGCACATAATTGCGAGTTGCTGCCCATCTGAACGTGACAGCCTCTGAGGTAAGTAGTCAGACTCACTCACGTAGAGATTGATTACTGAGCCATAAGCTCCACCAGCAGATACCTTTTCAGATTCTGCGTACGGCATATCAAACCATCACCAGTTAAAATATCTAGCAGACCGCAGTGAACATGCCTTTTGGAAATCAGGATTCCGGAGTGACTGGCGGGGCCAAATTCGTCACATCGACCCTCGGCAACGCGGTCGGCGGCGTCTCTCGCACTGTTGGCGGGGTGACAGGCGCCGCGGGGCGAGGTATCGGCGATACCATCACCGGCGCCACGGGGAGCGCAGGGAAGCCTGTTGGCGATGCACTAGGGAGTGTGGGCAGCGGCGTGGAAGATGGAGCTAGGAAGGTTGCCAAGGGAATTGAAGATGCTGGACAGTGGAAGTGAGAGATTTGGGGGGGCACGCGGGGCGAAAAATGGACGATGGGAATAAGAGTAaacaatgatgatgtcgatCGGTAGGCGGTGTGCTAGTTCTTCCTGCAGTTTCATGATTCTTGCTGTTGCTCGCGATTGGTTCAACAATTATCTATTAGGTTGCTTTTCTTTAATGCGATTGATGATTATCTAGTACGTCTGCAGGAACAGCacattaattttaaaagtttTAAGCATTGCTTCCACTGCCTGTTGTACTTGCATATTCTTGCGGCAGAATGTTCTATAAAAGTAAGCGGTCAGTTGAAAGCAGGACTAGAGGCCCCGGATATGCAGCTGCTAGTTATAGAGAACAACTATTGATGTTGGCTAATATTAGTTAGATCATTATTTGCTTTAGCTACGGGGAACATTCTATCCCTAGTCAACAGCTTTTAATGGTGATGCTTACTACTAGTGATCTCCGTCagcttacttactactacctagtACAGCCTTATCCTCCCTTTATCCCTATGCGGCTGTGACAACTCCTGAgagtatatatttagatgactactacttactcttcAAATGCAACTACAGATTACCACATCAACCCTGCTGCCCTGAGCGCAAGGCACAGCCAATTTCCATGGAGATACATTGCATTAGTGTGCTTAGTatgactactagtagtattataatctacGCAGCCTTCTCTCTCATAGCAGCAACCATAAACTATTGCACTGAGAAAGTTGATCGTTCGGATCCGAGCAGACTAAGCGGAAGCAATACTAGTACTGGATAAATGTTGCATTAATATTATGACGGCGGATACTCCGCGCAAGAGAATACTGAAAGAGGCAAGATGGTCCTTTCCGGATTGATAAGCAGCACTCTGCCCCGTCGTCCAGAGGGGCAATGCAATTTACAGTAGCACTGGATGGATGCTGGATAGTTCCTCGTGTTCGTGACTTGCTAATACTACTAAGCAAACCGTCAGCAGCAAAATCGATGTCGACCCAGCCTTGCAGATCCAGGGTACAAGGAAACCGCCACTGGAGCCAacccttttttattttatttttaaaatttttttgaCCTGGTTGACTCCGGCACCCCGACTCCGAGAACAGAACGGATAGCGGAAGATGGAAGGAAAACCTTAAAATCCGAGCCAAATTGACTCGAAGCTAGAGGGCAGAAGGCGAGAGAaaagccgaagaagccccTTCAGCTTAACTAAGCCGACCGGGGGGAGGACTGAGTCAGCGCCCGTACTAACCAGATGGAGGCTTGTGAGTGGCTCAATGGGGATTAGTGGACGGGTTGCCTCAGTGCGGCATCCACGAATTGGGGCCCGTCGCCGGTCAGTCCCGGCTCAGGCTTGAGCTCGCCTCCTCACTCTActgactagtagtagttcctcactactagtagtagtattactCTCActgcctcctccttcccttccagccCCGGTCTTTCTGCCAGCCATCCCGTCTCTTTTTTGactccctccacctccctccgcaTTCCACCTCCTGGCATCTTACTGTTGCTGACGCTCGACTGCCCCTCGACACCTCCCGCGTCGCTCACCCACTCCCGATACGCGCGTCAAGCCCCGTCCGCCCTTGATCTACCCTGCCAGCTCCGCTACACTTGGTTTTCTGCTACTCTCGCCGAACCCTCCGATCGTTGCGATCTCGCGAACGACCATTCCCCCCCGCCTATCCTCCCCGCCGTTCGTCAGGTTCGAAGAAGCGACCGGGTCTGGAGCAGACTATCGCGACGAATTTCTGCTCCCTGTCTCAAATCCGCTATCCTTCGTCATCCGGTCAATCAACTGCGCGGCTGCGATTGTTGCTCCCCGAAGGCCTGCGTGGCCGCCTCACGCAGGGTCCCTCCGTCCTAACCGATCCGATGATTGCCGCCCGCCGCTGAACATAGTTCGGGAATTCACCCATTGTAAATGGATCCCATACAAGGGAAAGGGGACGAGGAACTGAGTCGGGCCTCCGACGAGGTTCCTCCGATTCCCGACCAGGAAGCCAAATCCACCAAGCGCGCACGATGGGCGACGAAACGCATGACCGCCGCCAGCGGTCTTCGGAAGAGAGTCTCCATCCTGGAACGGGGCAACCGTCGTAATACGCGGAACAACATAACCGATGCAGCAACCGCAGGGCCAGAAAGCActgaaacagaaacagcTTCATCGCGGAAAGTCTACTTTAACCTTCCCATCCCGGACAGCGAGCGGGACGAGGAAGGCAATCTGAAGAACGTTTATCCCCGCAACAAGATTCGCACTTCTATCTACACGCCATTGACGTTCATCCCGAAGAACTTGTGGTTGCAGTTCCACAACATCGCTAATCTTTACTTCTTATTCGTCATCATTCTGCAGTGTTTCTCCATCTTTGGAGATGCCGACCCGGGTTTGAGTGCTGTTCCCCTGATCATTATCGTCGTGGTCACTTCGATCAAGGATGCTATCGAGGACTGGAGGCGAACGGTATCCGATAACGAACTCAACAACTCCCCGGTTTACCGTCTGACCGATTGGCACAATGTCAATGTCACCCTTGACAATGTGTCCGCCTGGCGAAAGTTCAAAAAGGCCTGTACTCGGGCCACCGTATTCACCTACCGTGCCATGAAAAAGCTCGTGCGCCGCAAGTCCGCCGACAAAGACGTGGCTGGAGATGTTGAGATGGCGGATGCCCGGCCATCCGTGGAACCCACCTCTCCGATTGAGTTGAGGGCCGTGTCCCTCGATGCCCGTGCTTCTGGAGATTGGCCGGATCATGCAGATCATTCCGGCAGAAATGCGGCCTCGGGCCGCGTCAAGGGCGACATCCTCAACCCGACCAAGACTGCTTCCGGGCAGGCTCGCTTTAAGCGTCAGCATTGGAAGGATGTCAACGTCGGTGACTTTGTGCGGCTGTACAACGGTGACCAGATTCCCGCGGACATGGTGATTCTCTCAACCTCTGACCCGGACGGTGCCTGCTATGTGGAAACCAAAAACCTGGACGGGGAGACCAATCTGAAGGTTCGCCATGCCCTTAACTGTGGTCGCGCAGTACGGAATGCTCGCGACTGTGAAAGAGCGGAATTTGTTATAGAAAGCCCTCCCCCGCATGCGAATCTCTATTCGTTCAGCGGTGCCATTTACTATAACCAACAGGACGATCCCGAGGCGCCGCCCCAGGAACGGGTAGagcccatcaccatcaacaataTTCTCCTCCGTGGCTGCAGCCTTCAGAACACAGAGTGGGCGTTGGGAGTGGCCTTGTTCACCGGTTCGGAATCAAAGATCATGCTGAATCAGGGTATCACTCCGACCAAGCGACCACAAATGGCACGTAACATGAACTGGAACGTTCTTTACAACTTTGCGATCCTCTTTATCATGTGCTTGATATCCGGTTTCATCAACGGTTTTGCCTGGGGACTGGATGACGCGTCCTTAACTTTCTTCGAATACGGCTCTTATGGTGGATCCGCCGCCGTGGAGGGTGTCGTTGCCTtctgggtgggtgtggtCCTCTTTCAGAACTTGGTTCCCATTGCCTTGTACATCTCACTGGAAATCGTGCGCTGGATCCAAGCGCTCTTTATATTCTTCGACCAGCACATGTATTACGAGCGGCTTCAGATGTCTTGCGTCCCAAAGGCCTGGAACATCTCAGATGACATCGGGCAGATCGAGTATATCTTCTCGGACAAAACAGGTACCTTGACGCAAAACGTCATGGAGTTCAAGAAATGTACGGTCAACGGCGTCGCATACGGTGAGGCCTATACTGAGGCCCAGTTGGGAATGCAGAGACGCCAGGGCTTGTTgaatgtggaggaggaagctgcCAAGGCTCGCCAACGTATCAGCGACGGTCGCGTGGAAATGCTGCAGCGACTGCGTCAACTGCACGACAACCCATATCTCAAGGACGAAAATCTGACCTTTGTCTCGCCTCAGTACGCAGCGGACCTAGGGGGTGCCTCCGGTGATGCCCAGAAGCAGGCTGTCGAGAGTTTCATGGCCGCGCTGGCTTTGTGCCACACAGTGGTTACGGAACGGATTCCGGGTGACCCCCCGCAAATTGAGTTCAAAGCCCAGTCTCCCGATGAGGCTGCCTTGGTGGCTACTGCTCGAGACTGTGGGTTCACAGCGATGGGTCGCTCGGGAGATAGGCTCCTTGTTAACATCATGGGTGAAGAACGCAGTTATAGGATCCTGAACATTTTGGAGTTCAACTCGACGCGTAAGAGAATGAGTGTTATCGTTCAAATGCCGGACGGAACCATCCGTCTGTTGTGTAAGGGTGCTGACACGGTCATTTATTCTCGCTTGGCTCCTGGTCAACAACGGCAGTTGAGGGATGTTACCTCACAGCACCTTGAGACCTTCGCTCAAGAAGGTCTCCGTGTGCTCTGCGTGGCAGAACGTATTCTCGACGAGGAATTCTACCGCGAGTGGAGTCTTAAGCACGacgtggcagcagcagccatcgTGGATCGCGAAGAGAAACTGGATGAGGTCGCAGGTATCATTGAACAGGATCTGATGCTCCTGGGTGGCACGGCAATCGAAGATCGGCTGCAGGATGGTGTGCCCGATACCATCTCTTTGTTGGCTGACGCCGGTATCAAGCTCTGGGTCTTGACAGGTGATAAGATTGAAACGGCTATCAATATCGGTTACTCCTGCAACCTTCTGAACAACGACATGGATATCATGGTATTGAGTGCTCCAGATTCTGATATGGCTGCCAAGGAGCTGGACAGCAAACTCGAACAGTTCGGAATTACTGGCTCGGACGAGGAATTAGCCGCGGCACGCCAGGACCACTCGCCACCCCCATCGACCCATGCCCTTGTCCTCGATGGGGACTGTCTTCGTTTGATGTTGGACGATGCCCTGAGGCAGAAATTCCTGTTGCTTTGCCGGCGCTGCAAGTCCGTCCTTTGTTGCCGTGTCAGTCCCGCCCAAAAAGCGGCGGTTGTTGATATGGTCAAGACTGGTTTGAACATCATGGCTTTGTCGATTGGAGATGGCGCCAACGACGTCGCCATGATCCAAAAAGCGGATGTCGGTGTAGGTATTGCAGGAGAGGAAGGTCGTCAGGCAGTCATGTGTGCCGATTACGCCATTGGTCAGTTCCGATTCCTACAGCGTCTCATTCTCGTTCATGGACGATGGTCGTATCGGCGGCTGGGCGAGACGACGGCCAATTTCTTCTACAAGGTAAGCAACCCTCTAGGTTCCCGTTGGAGCGAACGGCGGGTCCTAGCTTGGCTCAAGAGCTCTGACGCTAATTTTGCCACAGAACTTGGTGTGGACGTTCGCGCTATTCTGGTATTCGATTTATGACAACTTCGATGGCTCCTACCTCTTCGAATACACGTATATTACCCTGGTGAACGTTGCCTTCACCTCCCTACCCGTCATTTTTATGGGAATCTTCGATCAGGATGTCGATGATAGGGTGTCTCTGGCCGTACCGCAGCTCTACATGCGTGGTATTGAGCGTAAGGAGTGGACGCAGTTGAAGTTCTGGTGAGTCTGCCTGCTTTGTCCCAAGTCTGCGGTTTTGAATTCAAGCTAACGGTTGATCAGGATCTACATGTTCGACGGCTTCTACCAATCCAttatctgcttcttcatgccGTACAGGCTGTACTCGGTGGCCAATTTCCAAACAGAAAACGGACTCAGCATCGACGACCGGTATCGCGTGGGTGTGCTAGTCGCCACCTGTGCTGTGGTTGCTAGCAACACCTACGTGATGATGAACATGTACCGATGGGATTGGCTCTCCAGCTTAATCAATGCGATCAGTTCactgttgatcttcttctggacCGGTGTTTACTCATCCTTTGAGTCATCGTTGACATTCTATGGCGCCGCTCGCCAGGTTTATGGTGCGCTGTCATTCTGGGTTGTCCTCCTTCTGACCGTGGTAATGTGCCTTATTCCACGATTCGTCATTAAGTGCATCCAGAAGGTCTACTTCCCCCTGGATGTCGACATTGTCCGTGAACAAGTCATCCTGGGCCAATTCGATTATTTGAAGAAGTACGAAGCCTACGTGCCACCCGGTGCAACCAAGCTGGCAGCTTCATCGGACAGTGAAGCCTCGACCATTCCCTCGGACGGAGGCCATACTCCTCAGCCCCATGTCACGCGCGACTACCCCGTGCCTAATGGAATTGACCGCACGGCGGACTCGACACCTGTTGCACCGTTAGTCGATGCCCAAGGCGCGCCAACCAACCTGGGCAGCCAAGTGACCAGCGCCAACGCGAGCAGCGTGGCCTTTGGACTCCAGCGCCGCGAGTCTTCCGAGAGCACCAGTCGAGACCAATCAGCTTTCTCGAGCCAACTCCTAGCCGTTGATTCCACCAGCATGGAACCTCAAATGCCTCACAGTCCACTCAAAAGCCGAAGCGACCCCTCGACATACCCTGTATAGATAGAGTCCGAGGCCCCCTcccctgcttcttctcttcaccccCGAAACCTGTCGATATACATACACACCACTCCCGACTCGTTGCGATTTGACCAAAAGCTATTCAGCAACTTTCTCATTATCTACTTTCGATCTTTGATGCCTTCTGTGAAGTTATCTGTCACCTTTGTGTGATTCTTTCttacttccttttcttttttgattTACCCTGGAGTTGGTCGGTTTTCCTTCGAATTTCTTCATTCTATTGGTATTCCCCAACTTCACGGTgcatttttattttcagttTTTCCCTTATCTTGTTTCCACGTCTCGCCCTGCCGATTATAAcaacctacctacctacccctTCGAGCTCAGCCAAATCTGGCTTGCCTATTCGGCATCCGTGCTGGCGTGCTTCGTCTTTGTTCAACCACATAATGTCTGAATTCCTTTACGATCGTGAACAGcttatttcctttcccttgttTATACCGACCTCGGATATATACACACAACGCAGTGTTGTAATATAGACAGCCATCTATTAGTGAATTACGTGACTTTTCAGCATAAGATTAGCCCCCTCTATAGTCAACCCAGTGATCAAAGAAACTGTAATTCAAGCTTTTGAATATGGCCCCAATGTATCATGCCTAATATAGTCACATACACAAAAAAAACCCCAAACACACATTTaaacctcccctccatccttcaACTTTTCCTCACTCCCCcctttcccatccccatccacacccCCCAATTTCGCCGCCACATCCTTTGTAAACCTCGCATCTACCCCCTCGGCGAAACACGCCGCAATCACAGACAACCCACCAAACGCAATACTCGCCAAAAACACCGTGCGAAACGACTGCGAATACGCCGTCTTCACCGCCTCTGTCACCTTCCCCAGAATACTCGCCGTCATGCCGGGGACAGCATCATACGCGGCCGTCGTCCCCGCTGACACCGCCTCAAGCAGATCCGTCAGCGACGATGAAGGTAAACCAGCATTCAACGCGGCGGCAGACACATCGCGCGGCAAGTCCACCGCGATGCGGTTGTCCAGGATGGCGACGTAGATGGCGGTGGCGATGGTGCCGGCGACTTGCTTTGCGGAACCAAGGAAGCCGCTTGCGAGGCCGATGTCTTGCGGTGAGCAGTACAATGGGCACATGATTATAGTTATCAGTTCGAGGTAGCCGACCCAGAAGCCGCCGATGGCGGTGAACTATTTGATCTATCTTAGTAACATTGCGACGGGGGGAAGAATTGGGGATAAGCGTACTGCGATGCCATATGCCTGGCGGTATTGGTTAATGGATGCCAGGGCGCCCGAGAATGCGGTGATCATCAGAGTGGTTATGATCAGTTGATATTTTGTGTATCCCACGGGTTTCATTAGGATGCCGGCGGCGACTTCGCCAACGATGACGCCGGCGCCGGTGGATATCTGTGTATGGGATGCGAttagaggggagggggtggtctGGGGGTGGGGTGATAGGGGAGGGTCACTCACTGAGAGCCAGCCAGTTTTGATGGTATCGGTGGTGTAGAGGGCGGTGATGGCTGTTGGCCAGAGGAGACTGTAATGGTTTGTCATTAGATTGACATCAAGGCGATAGGGGATATAAGCATACCTCATGGAGAAGTAGACCATGTTTCCTACTAGTGCCGAGCATACCGCACCGGTGTATCCACGGTTTCGGAGTAAGGacatggggaggaggggctgCTGCAAGGGAACGAAGATTTCTGTTGATTGGGAAGGGAGTGAGTCAGTTTACTAAGTAGTCTGCGGTACATGGCTGGCTCACGTACCATATAgagcaaaagcaagcaagcagatgAATCCGATGACCAGAACAGCAACGACATGGGCTGAGTGCCATGCATACGATGAGCCACCCCATGCTGATGACATTGAATTAGCACCCTATGAGAACCGAGTCAGAGCTGTCCGGGAAGCTTACAGAGACCAAGCAGGACTAGAATCAATCCGCCAGCGTACAGGAGAAAGCCAATATAGTCGAATTTCTTGAGACCATCGATGCGACTCTCGTTTCCGCGCTTGGCATCCCAGCCAGGAGGGAAGTAGAACAAAACCAGCAGAATGATAGATAGACCACAGGTGATGATGTTTAGGTAGTAGGTCCAGCGCCAGGAGCGGGCGGTGTTGGCGATGAACAGATCTGCAATCAGAGAACCAAACGCAGAGAATGGCAGCGttgtgatgaagatgccGGCGTTGACAACCGGACGAGCACGGTTGGGGACCAGCTCAGCGATCACGAAGCTGAAAGTTAATTGCACTGCAGCAGCCAGACCGCAGAGGACACTGCCCCCGATGACGGTGGGAACGGTTTTGGCTGTTGCGCAGACTATGGCGCCGATGAGGCCGAGCAGTTGTCCTCCAATCAAGATGTATCGGCGACCAAAAAGATCTCCTAAGCGACCAACTAGTAGGAGGCCAACCTAAAGTGTGCTTAGCAAGTCTGTATACTTGGAAGGAGCATATTCTAACAAAAGGAGGATGCTCATACTCCGGAGATCAGTGTGAAAACGGTCGAGATCAAGCTGTAGCTGGGGTCCGGCCCTGCAAGTAAAAAGACAGTCAGTCAGCAACTGTTGGCTGATAGTTCCAGGTAGTCCACCTTTAGAGGGGAGATCAACTTACCCAGGTCAGCATTGATAGCGCTCAAGCTGTTTACCTATTTGATGGTCAGCGACAGAATTGCTTCGGTAATGAAGGGAGAGATTGACTGGTAAGACATAGCCCAGGTAGAGACTGATGGCCATCAAACACACGGCAATGAGAGAGCCGACAAAGTTCTTACTGCAGTAGTATCCGGCCGGCAATTCATCCAAGTCGACAGGGGTGGCCGTTAGCTCACCGGAACTCTTTTGGTCCATTATCCTGCCTTACAAAAATCACTGGCGGAAGCGGATTTGCGAAAAATAacgaggaaaggaaggagacAGGGGGATAGAATTAAAAGAAAAGCCGGTTAAAACGTGGGAAGACAAACTGCGGATAAAGCAGCAGACGCCAGCGCAGAAATGAAGCCATGACGAATCGGAACGGAAACAACTGGCCTGGACCCAGTCCAGGACATCAAACCATCTGGAAAACGCCGATTCGAGAGGGGTGAAATTAGGGCACTTTGTGATCCCTGCCTAGTGCGTTCGTGGAGTCCGACGGTGTCACGGCGCCATATTAGTTGGACAACTAGCATTTCCGTCCCTGGGAGCGGGTGGAGCACGTATATTACTCTTTACCATATGGCCAGGACCAGTCTTGCTCAGATCGTCTTCAGAGGATTAATGTCCATGGATTGTGCTCTCTCCTCACTCAGCCAACCGAAACCTCGAGACGGGTCGCTCGGCGAAATCCCATCCCAGCATCCTGAATCCTGCATCCTGCACCTAGTACTAATGATGTATCTGAAGACATAACGTTTCGAAATGCCCCCGCAAATGTAGGCTCTCTGGAATCTGACCCGGACTGCGACTTCCCTCGCTCTTCTTTCGTTCTCGCCAGGCCACATAGACACCCTTCCATGGAAGTCGTATGGAAGGAGGTGTCGTCGACCGACCCTCCAGTCGACTTGAATGCATCTCGAGTGTCGTCAATTATTGCCTGCAACACCGTTCTTCTCGTGATTGCGACCGCAGGGCTTTCAGTCCGTCTGTTCGTCCGACTTCGCTACCTCTCAGGGCTAAACTTTGATGATCTGTTATGTGTGACCAGCTGGGTACGCTTCCTGGCCCAGTTGAATTCGCTCATGCTCTCCCAAATATTGACACTAGGTTGCCCAAGGTCTTCACTTTTGTTCTGTGCTTTGTGTGTATCTGGAGTAAGCTGCCATGAATCAAATGCGCACACGAATGGATAAAGTTGACGCATTTCCTCCCACAGTGACCCGCTATGGCTACGGAAAGCACATTGCGACGATAAATAACTCGGAGAAGCTTGAGATGTTTCTTAAGGTTTGAAATTCACTAAAAGAACAACGAGATCGCTTTCATGCTGATCAATTTTCATTGATATATAGCTTGACTTTGTCAGCATGATTGCGTATCTTCTCGCCCTCGGCACCGTCAAGGTCTCATTCTGCCTCCTTTACCTGCAGATCTTCCCCGGAAAAGCGTTTCGAATTGCTTGCTGGAGCCTCGTGGGCCTCCTTGTCGCTGAAACGATCGAGGAAACATTTGTCGTGATCTTCCAATGCTCACCTATTCACAAGGCATGGGATGCTAGCGGCAACGTCAAAGGCCAATGTCTATCTCTGACGGCCTTCTACTACATCTCCTTCGGAATCCGCTTGGCTACTGATCTAGCGCTCTtcgctctccctcttcccaaagTGATGCAATTGAATATGACATTAGGCAAACGAGCCGGACTGGTGATAATGTTTGGATTGGGTGTGCTGTATGCTGGTTCCCCTAAGCTGGAACCCACGTGGGAGCTAGGAATAACCGCGATTTATAGGGTGTCTGTGACGAGTATAATTCGAGCGACGTATATAAGCAATTTTTCTGAGGACCACACCTGTGTGTTGCCCCTTCCTCTGGACCCTTGCGTGTGCTGCGGCTAATGACCCATTTACTACATGAATAGGGACACTTGTCAACACTCTCAATTGGTCTAGTGTAGAAGTGGCTgtggccatcttcatcgcctGCATCCCTTCTTTTAAATCGCTCATTAGCTTCCGATTTCCTGCTTTACAACGGCTACTCGGGCTTTCCAGCAAGGGCGACTCGACCGGTCGGTCGAAGATGTATGGGACATCGACCCGTCG harbors:
- a CDS encoding uncharacterized protein (COG:S;~EggNog:ENOG410PSVV) gives rise to the protein MPFGNQDSGVTGGAKFVTSTLGNAVGGVSRTVGGVTGAAGRGIGDTITGATGSAGKPVGDALGSVGSGVEDGARKVAKGIEDAGQWK
- a CDS encoding uncharacterized protein (COG:P;~EggNog:ENOG410PG3H;~InterPro:IPR026871,IPR018303,IPR023298,IPR023299, IPR001757,IPR023214,IPR006539,IPR036412,IPR008250, IPR032630,IPR032631;~PFAM:PF13246,PF16209,PF00702,PF16212;~TransMembrane:10 (i134-151o157-176i474-496o516-540i1092-1108o1120-1141i1171-1190o1210-1229i1241-1260o1272-1292i);~go_component: GO:0016021 - integral component of membrane [Evidence IEA];~go_function: GO:0000166 - nucleotide binding [Evidence IEA];~go_function: GO:0000287 - magnesium ion binding [Evidence IEA];~go_function: GO:0005524 - ATP binding [Evidence IEA];~go_function: GO:0140326 - ATPase-coupled intramembrane lipid transporter activity [Evidence IEA];~go_process: GO:0015914 - phospholipid transport [Evidence IEA]); amino-acid sequence: MDPIQGKGDEELSRASDEVPPIPDQEAKSTKRARWATKRMTAASGLRKRVSILERGNRRNTRNNITDAATAGPESTETETASSRKVYFNLPIPDSERDEEGNLKNVYPRNKIRTSIYTPLTFIPKNLWLQFHNIANLYFLFVIILQCFSIFGDADPGLSAVPLIIIVVVTSIKDAIEDWRRTVSDNELNNSPVYRLTDWHNVNVTLDNVSAWRKFKKACTRATVFTYRAMKKLVRRKSADKDVAGDVEMADARPSVEPTSPIELRAVSLDARASGDWPDHADHSGRNAASGRVKGDILNPTKTASGQARFKRQHWKDVNVGDFVRLYNGDQIPADMVILSTSDPDGACYVETKNLDGETNLKVRHALNCGRAVRNARDCERAEFVIESPPPHANLYSFSGAIYYNQQDDPEAPPQERVEPITINNILLRGCSLQNTEWALGVALFTGSESKIMLNQGITPTKRPQMARNMNWNVLYNFAILFIMCLISGFINGFAWGLDDASLTFFEYGSYGGSAAVEGVVAFWVGVVLFQNLVPIALYISLEIVRWIQALFIFFDQHMYYERLQMSCVPKAWNISDDIGQIEYIFSDKTGTLTQNVMEFKKCTVNGVAYGEAYTEAQLGMQRRQGLLNVEEEAAKARQRISDGRVEMLQRLRQLHDNPYLKDENLTFVSPQYAADLGGASGDAQKQAVESFMAALALCHTVVTERIPGDPPQIEFKAQSPDEAALVATARDCGFTAMGRSGDRLLVNIMGEERSYRILNILEFNSTRKRMSVIVQMPDGTIRLLCKGADTVIYSRLAPGQQRQLRDVTSQHLETFAQEGLRVLCVAERILDEEFYREWSLKHDVAAAAIVDREEKLDEVAGIIEQDLMLLGGTAIEDRLQDGVPDTISLLADAGIKLWVLTGDKIETAINIGYSCNLLNNDMDIMVLSAPDSDMAAKELDSKLEQFGITGSDEELAAARQDHSPPPSTHALVLDGDCLRLMLDDALRQKFLLLCRRCKSVLCCRVSPAQKAAVVDMVKTGLNIMALSIGDGANDVAMIQKADVGVGIAGEEGRQAVMCADYAIGQFRFLQRLILVHGRWSYRRLGETTANFFYKNLVWTFALFWYSIYDNFDGSYLFEYTYITLVNVAFTSLPVIFMGIFDQDVDDRVSLAVPQLYMRGIERKEWTQLKFWIYMFDGFYQSIICFFMPYRLYSVANFQTENGLSIDDRYRVGVLVATCAVVASNTYVMMNMYRWDWLSSLINAISSLLIFFWTGVYSSFESSLTFYGAARQVYGALSFWVVLLLTVVMCLIPRFVIKCIQKVYFPLDVDIVREQVILGQFDYLKKYEAYVPPGATKLAASSDSEASTIPSDGGHTPQPHVTRDYPVPNGIDRTADSTPVAPLVDAQGAPTNLGSQVTSANASSVAFGLQRRESSESTSRDQSAFSSQLLAVDSTSMEPQMPHSPLKSRSDPSTYPV